A part of Miscanthus floridulus cultivar M001 chromosome 6, ASM1932011v1, whole genome shotgun sequence genomic DNA contains:
- the LOC136459080 gene encoding uncharacterized protein isoform X2 yields MASTRDLAIASLSAAAGAVAAAAALRLLSCRRTSSVRPQNLSLAANGSASERLLAQSPFDPAKREGYISWDDYFMAIAFLSAERSKDPNRQVGACLVSQEGIILGIGYNGFPRGCSDDKLPWAKKSANGNPLETKFPYVVHAEVNAILNTNHASAAGQKLYVTMFPCNECAKIIIQSGVSEVIYFVEKKIDNSAHVYVASHKLFSMAGIKVRKHQPQMAQIPIKFQEP; encoded by the exons ATGGCCTCGACCAGGGATCTAGCCATAGCTTCTCTCTCAGCTGCGGCCGGCGCCGTTGCTGCCGCAGCTGCCCTGCGCCTCCTGTCTTGCCGCAGAACATCCTCCGTCAGACCCCAGAACCTTTCCCTCGCCGCCAACGGATCCGCCTCCGAGCGCCTGCTGGCGCAGTCGCCCTTCGATCCTGCCAAGAGGGAAGG GTATATTTCCTGGGACGACTACTTCATGGCGATCGCCTTCCTTTCGGCTGAGCGGTCCAAGGATCCTAATCGGCAG GTCGGAGCGTGTTTGGTTAGCCAAGAGGGAATAATCCTAG GAATTGGCTACAACGGCTTCCCTAGAGGTTGTTCCGATGACAAGCTTCCATGGGCAAAG AAATCTGCAAATGGAAATCCATTAGAAACAAAATTTCC CTACGTTGTTCATGCTGAGGTTAATGCAATTCTAAATACCAACCATGCTTCAGCGGCTGGACAG AAGTTATATGTCACCATGTTCCCATGCAATGAATGTGCCAAGATTATTATTCAG TCAGGCgtatctgaggtcatttatttCGTGGAAAAAAAGATTGACAACTCAGCTCATGTTTATGTTGCCTCTCACAAGCTATTTTCAATGGCTGGTATCAAG GTCAGGAAGCATCAGCCCCAGATGGCGCAAATACCGATCAAGTTCCAGGAGCCATGA
- the LOC136461024 gene encoding uncharacterized protein has protein sequence MGDPAGLPPRLRPSTAPPPPAVTRALHAINTCTSAAALAPLRVHILRDPALLRSTSVVSAFFLACGRLRSLDPALVLFASLPRPHVFVFNSLLRSLPTAPACSPLPLFRHFLGLGVRPNRYTFPLMLTSLSSLCELSVVHSQVVKSGFARDLHVRNALLASYAACDPDLGHAGQLFDEMPRPDVVAWTTMITAYRNRGRSFHALNTFRRMFAASVAPNRVTMVSALGACAAHGAVDTGIWIHQYVQKQGWELDVVLGTALVDMYGKCGHVVEGVRVFSEMTERNVCTWNSIIGAFALEQDGEMALRWFYRMKADGVCPDAVTLICVLYACTHAGLVDIGRKIFYLIVQGEYGFQPGIKHFGCMIDLLSRSGHLDDAFRVVEAMPSQPNAVIWGLLLQGCKARGYTDLSEYVTMRLVELEPKNASHYVTLANLYAETGRWLEAEEVLKGMKEKGLAKNAGWSLRLEDRLSKYISDENLMECALMAPLTPRLVVPIDVKKQPWEQKVPLHNRWHPDIPPVADVTEGELFRVEMVDWSGGRVRDDNSADDLKFMDFTIAHYLSGPLRIVDSEGVPASPGDLLEVEICNLGPLPGDEWGYTAILERENGGGFLTDHFPHARKAIWYFEGIYTYSPQIPGVRFPGITHPGVVGTAPSVELLNIWNEREKRLSETSPETIKLCEVLHQRPLVPLPTPDNCLLGKVQEGTAEWHKIANEAARTIAGRENGGNCDIKNLSRGSKVYLPVFVEGANLSTGDMHFSQGDGEISLCGAIEMSGFLELKCEIIRGGMKEYLTPVGPTPLHVSPIFEIGPVEPRFSEWLVFEGISVDESGKQHFLDASVAYKRAVLNAIEYLSKFGYSKEQVYLLLSCCPCEGRISGIVDSPNAVTTLAIPTAIFDQNIKPKRMNGRPLGGPQLKRLPDLLSCSNDGPLPATQDKSGTSAP, from the exons ATGGGCGACCCTGCTGGCCTCCCGCCGCGGCTCCGCCCGTCCACTGCGCCGCCTCCACCCGCCGTCACGCGCGCGCTGCACGCGATCAACACCTGCACCTCCGCCGCGGCCCTGGCGCCCCTCCGCGTCCACATCCTCCGTGACCCCGCGCTCCTCCGCTCCACCTCCGTCGTCTCCGCTTTCTTCCTCGCCTGCGGCCGCCTCCGTAGCCTCGACCCCGCGCTCGTTCTCTTCGCCTCCCTCCCGCGGCCCCACGTCTTCGTCTTCAACTCCCTCCTCCGCTCCCTCCCCACAGCCCCCGCCTGCTCACCGCTCCCGCTCTTCCGCCacttcctcggcctcggcgtcCGCCCCAACCGCTACACCTTCCCGTTGATGCTCACCTCGCTCTCCTCTCTCTGCGAACTCAGCGTCGTGCACTCCCAGGTGGTCAAGTCCGGCTTCGCGCGCGACCTCCACGTCCGCAACGCCCTCCTTGCTAGCTACGCGGCCTGTGATCCGGACCTGGGGCACGCTGGGCagttgtttgatgaaatgccacGCCCGGACGTCGTCGCGTGGACAACGATGATCACCGCGTACAGGAACCGCGGCCGCAGTTTCCATGCTCTGAACACCTTCCGGCGGATGTTTGCTGCGTCTGTTGCTCCCAACCGCGTCACCATGGTTTCTGCACTTGGTGCTTGTGCAGCACATGGTGCTGTGGACACTGGCATCTGGATCCATCAGTACGTTCAGAAGCAGGGATGGGAACTGGATGTCGTGTTAGGCACTGCGCTTGTTGACATGTATGGGAAGTGTGGACATGTTGTGGAAGGAGTCCGTGTATTCTCTGAAATGACTGAGAGGAATGTTTGTACTTGGAACTCTATCATTGGAGCGTTTGCTTTGGAGCAGGATGGAGAAATGGCTCTGCGTTGGTTCTACAGGATGAAGGCTGATGGTGTTTGCCCAGATGCTGTCACACTAATTTGTGTTCTTTATGCATGCACACATGCTGGATTAGTTGATATTGGGAGGAAAATATTTTACTTGATTGTTCAAGGCGAGTATGGGTTTCAACCTGGGATCAAGCACTTTGGATGCATGATTGATCTTCTTAGTCGCTCTGGACACCTGGATGATGCTTTTAGGGTTGTTGAGGCAATGCCATCACAGCCAAATGCTGTCATCTGGGGCCTGCTATTGCAAGGTTGCAAGGCCCGTGGTTATACAGACTTGAGTGAGTATGTGACAATGCGTCTGGTGGAGTTAGAGCCTAAAAACGCATCACATTATGTGACGCTTGCAAACTTGTATGCTGAGACAGGGAGGTGGCTGGAGGCTGAGGAGGTCTTGAAGGGGATGAAAGAAAAAGGATTGGCAAAGAATGCTGGCTGGAGCCTTAGGTTAGAGGACAGGTTAAGCAAATATATAAGTGATGAAAATTTGATGGAATGTGCTCT CATGGCTCCTCTGACTCCTAGACTGGTAGTGCCCATAGATGTGAAGAAGCAGCCATGGGAGCAAAAGGTCCCTCTCCACAACCGCTGGCATCCGGATATCCCTCCTGTTGCTGATGTAACTGAAGGGGAATTGTTCCGTGTTGAGATGGTCGATTGGAGTGGAGGGCGGGTTAGGGATGATAACTCTGCAGATGATCTGAAATTCATGGATTTCACAATT GCTCATTATCTTAGTGGGCCTCTAAGAATAGTTGATTCTGAAGGGGTTCCAGCTTCACCAGGTGATCTTCTTGAGGTAGAGATCTGCAACCTTGGCCCACTTCCTGGCGATGAGTGGGGTTATACTGCAATACTTGAAAGGGAGAATGGAGGTGGATTCTTAACTGACCACTTCCCACACGCAAGAAAAGCCATTTGGTATTTCGAAGGAATTTACACATACTCCCCTCAGATACCAG GTGTTCGTTTTCCAGGAATAACTCATCCTGGTGTAGTGGGAACTGCACCATCAGTTGAGCTTCTTAATATATGGAATGAAAGAGAAAAAAGATTGTCTGAGACAAGCCCAGAGACTATTAAACTGTGTGAAGTTCTACACCAGAGGCCCCTTGTTCCTTTACCTACCCCTGACAATTGCTTACTTGGGAAG GTCCAAGAAGGGACTGCTGAATGGCACAAAATTGCAAATGAAGCAGCCAGAACTATTGCTGGAAGGGAAAATGGCGGGAATTGTGACATAAAGAATCTAAGCAGAGGCTCCAAAGTTTATCTACCAGTatttgttgaaggagcaaaccttAGCACTGGTGATATGCACTTCTCCCAGGGGGACGGCGAAATTTCGTTGTGTGGAGCAATTGAAATGAGTGGATTCCTTGAGCTCAA GTGTGAGATCATAAGAGGTGGGATGAAGGAATACTTAACTCCAGTTGGTCCAACACCACTTCATGTGAGCCCTATCTTTGAGATAGGTCCTGTCGAGCCACGTTTCTCAGAGTGGTTAGTGTTTGAGGGCATCAGTGTAGATGAGTCTGGGAAGCAGCATTTTCTTGATGCATCTGTTGCCTACAAACGTGCAGTTCTGAATGCCATTGAGTACCTTTCCAAATTTGGGTACTCTAAGGAGCAG GTATATCTTTTACTATCATGCTGCCCATGCGAGGGTAGGATATCTGGAATAGTAGACTCTCCTAATGCAGTAACAACTCTTGCCATTCCTACGGCGATATTTGACCAG AATATAAAGCCAAAACGCATGAACGGGAGACCACTCGGAGGACCACAATTGAAAAGACTTCCAGATCTTCTAAGCTGCTCAAACGATGGACCCCTACCTGCCACCCAAGACAAAAGTGGTACAAGTGCGCCCTAG
- the LOC136459080 gene encoding uncharacterized protein isoform X1: MASTRDLAIASLSAAAGAVAAAAALRLLSCRRTSSVRPQNLSLAANGSASERLLAQSPFDPAKREGYISWDDYFMAIAFLSAERSKDPNRQVGACLVSQEGIILGIGYNGFPRGCSDDKLPWAKKSANGNPLETKFPYVVHAEVNAILNTNHASAAGQKLYVTMFPCNECAKIIIQAYLRSFISWKKRLTTQLMFMLPLTSYFQWLVSRSGSISPRWRKYRSSSRSHEVGTSSK; this comes from the exons ATGGCCTCGACCAGGGATCTAGCCATAGCTTCTCTCTCAGCTGCGGCCGGCGCCGTTGCTGCCGCAGCTGCCCTGCGCCTCCTGTCTTGCCGCAGAACATCCTCCGTCAGACCCCAGAACCTTTCCCTCGCCGCCAACGGATCCGCCTCCGAGCGCCTGCTGGCGCAGTCGCCCTTCGATCCTGCCAAGAGGGAAGG GTATATTTCCTGGGACGACTACTTCATGGCGATCGCCTTCCTTTCGGCTGAGCGGTCCAAGGATCCTAATCGGCAG GTCGGAGCGTGTTTGGTTAGCCAAGAGGGAATAATCCTAG GAATTGGCTACAACGGCTTCCCTAGAGGTTGTTCCGATGACAAGCTTCCATGGGCAAAG AAATCTGCAAATGGAAATCCATTAGAAACAAAATTTCC CTACGTTGTTCATGCTGAGGTTAATGCAATTCTAAATACCAACCATGCTTCAGCGGCTGGACAG AAGTTATATGTCACCATGTTCCCATGCAATGAATGTGCCAAGATTATTATTCAG GCgtatctgaggtcatttatttCGTGGAAAAAAAGATTGACAACTCAGCTCATGTTTATGTTGCCTCTCACAAGCTATTTTCAATGGCTGGTATCAAG GTCAGGAAGCATCAGCCCCAGATGGCGCAAATACCGATCAAGTTCCAGGAGCCATGAAGTTGGTACTAGTTCTAAATAG
- the LOC136459080 gene encoding uncharacterized protein isoform X3, with amino-acid sequence MASTRDLAIASLSAAAGAVAAAAALRLLSCRRTSSVRPQNLSLAANGSASERLLAQSPFDPAKREGYISWDDYFMAIAFLSAERSKDPNRQVGACLVSQEGIILGIGYNGFPRGCSDDKLPWAKKSANGNPLETKFPYVVHAEVNAILNTNHASAAGQKLYVTMFPCNECAKIIIQSGVSEVIYFVEKKIDNSAHVYVASHKLFSMAGIKVLKINFILSSSLHSKL; translated from the exons ATGGCCTCGACCAGGGATCTAGCCATAGCTTCTCTCTCAGCTGCGGCCGGCGCCGTTGCTGCCGCAGCTGCCCTGCGCCTCCTGTCTTGCCGCAGAACATCCTCCGTCAGACCCCAGAACCTTTCCCTCGCCGCCAACGGATCCGCCTCCGAGCGCCTGCTGGCGCAGTCGCCCTTCGATCCTGCCAAGAGGGAAGG GTATATTTCCTGGGACGACTACTTCATGGCGATCGCCTTCCTTTCGGCTGAGCGGTCCAAGGATCCTAATCGGCAG GTCGGAGCGTGTTTGGTTAGCCAAGAGGGAATAATCCTAG GAATTGGCTACAACGGCTTCCCTAGAGGTTGTTCCGATGACAAGCTTCCATGGGCAAAG AAATCTGCAAATGGAAATCCATTAGAAACAAAATTTCC CTACGTTGTTCATGCTGAGGTTAATGCAATTCTAAATACCAACCATGCTTCAGCGGCTGGACAG AAGTTATATGTCACCATGTTCCCATGCAATGAATGTGCCAAGATTATTATTCAG TCAGGCgtatctgaggtcatttatttCGTGGAAAAAAAGATTGACAACTCAGCTCATGTTTATGTTGCCTCTCACAAGCTATTTTCAATGGCTGGTATCAAGGTCCTGAAAATCAATTTCATTTTGAGCagctccctccattctaaattatag
- the LOC136459080 gene encoding uncharacterized protein isoform X4 has translation MASTRDLAIASLSAAAGAVAAAAALRLLSCRRTSSVRPQNLSLAANGSASERLLAQSPFDPAKREGYISWDDYFMAIAFLSAERSKDPNRQVGACLVSQEGIILGIGYNGFPRGCSDDKLPWAKKSANGNPLETKFPYVVHAEVNAILNTNHASAAGQKLYVTMFPCNECAKIIIQAYLRSFISWKKRLTTQLMFMLPLTSYFQWLVSRS, from the exons ATGGCCTCGACCAGGGATCTAGCCATAGCTTCTCTCTCAGCTGCGGCCGGCGCCGTTGCTGCCGCAGCTGCCCTGCGCCTCCTGTCTTGCCGCAGAACATCCTCCGTCAGACCCCAGAACCTTTCCCTCGCCGCCAACGGATCCGCCTCCGAGCGCCTGCTGGCGCAGTCGCCCTTCGATCCTGCCAAGAGGGAAGG GTATATTTCCTGGGACGACTACTTCATGGCGATCGCCTTCCTTTCGGCTGAGCGGTCCAAGGATCCTAATCGGCAG GTCGGAGCGTGTTTGGTTAGCCAAGAGGGAATAATCCTAG GAATTGGCTACAACGGCTTCCCTAGAGGTTGTTCCGATGACAAGCTTCCATGGGCAAAG AAATCTGCAAATGGAAATCCATTAGAAACAAAATTTCC CTACGTTGTTCATGCTGAGGTTAATGCAATTCTAAATACCAACCATGCTTCAGCGGCTGGACAG AAGTTATATGTCACCATGTTCCCATGCAATGAATGTGCCAAGATTATTATTCAG GCgtatctgaggtcatttatttCGTGGAAAAAAAGATTGACAACTCAGCTCATGTTTATGTTGCCTCTCACAAGCTATTTTCAATGGCTGGTATCAAGGTCCTGA
- the LOC136459079 gene encoding uncharacterized protein, producing MRLLQAEELFRKVLEVGSKNKAARLLGLDVGSKYVGVAVSDEKNRIALPLSVLCRTKTNINLMADDFKTLVSKYSIDGFVVGYPFNLHGQPSPDAVQVRLLAGELCKTGKLDDLSYTYWDENFTSKCVEALLHPLNLKNRDEAKTMTDKFAAVCILQGYLDNMNRKLRSTDKSEA from the exons ATGAGGTTGCTGCAAGCGGAGGAGCTATTCCGGAAGGTTCTGGAGGTCGGGTCGAAGAATAAGGCGGCTCGGCTGCTGGGGCTCGACGTTGGCAGCAAGTACGTCGGGGTGGCCGTGTCCGATGAGAAGAACAGGATCGCTTTGCCTCTGAG TGTTTTGTGTCGGACAAAGACAAACATCAACTTGATGGCAGATGATTTCAAAACATTG GTTTCGAAGTATTCCATAGATGGGTTCGTTGTGGGCTATCCATTCAATCTCCACGGTCAACCTAGTCCAGAT GCAGTCCAAGTAAGGCTTCTTGCTGGAGAGCTTTGTAAAACAGGGAAACTTGATGATCTGTCCTATACATATTGGGATGAAAATTTCACCTCAAAG TGTGTAGAAGCTCTCTTGCATCCTCTGAATCTAAAAAATCGGGATGAGGCCAAAACAATGACAGATAAATTTGCTGCAGTTTGCATACTCCAG GGTTATCTTGACAACATGAACAGAAAACTGAGATCCACAGATAAGTCTGAAGCATAA
- the LOC136456604 gene encoding LOW QUALITY PROTEIN: probable indole-3-acetic acid-amido synthetase GH3.2 (The sequence of the model RefSeq protein was modified relative to this genomic sequence to represent the inferred CDS: inserted 2 bases in 1 codon), which produces MAPTATAAACERDLEKLEFIEEMTKNFDAEQVRVLAEILARNNGAEYLRRHGMEGRTDRPSFKARVPVVTYEDLHPEIDRIAKGDRSNIISSHPITEFLTSSGTSAGERKLMPTIEDELNRRQMLYSLLMPVMNLYVPGLDKGKGLYFLFIKSETKTPGGLPARPVLTSYYKSDHFKHRPYDPYNVYTSPTAAILCTDSFQSMYSQMLCGLVARTEVLRVGAVFASGLLRAIRFLQLHWKELAHDIRTGTLSARVVEPSIREAVGEVLTKPDAELADFVEAECGKDNWEGIITRVWPNTKYLDVIVTGAMAQYIPTLKYYSGGLPMACTMYASSECYFGLNLRPMCDPSEVSYTIMPNMGYFELLPHDPADAKRXKPVSARDDPPPRLVDLADAEVGKEYELVITTYAGLCRYRVGDILHVTGFHNAAPQFRFVRRKNVLLSIDSDKTDEAELQAAVERASRLLAPYDAGIVEYTSQADATTIPGHYVVYWELMVREGGASPEPAVFERCCLEMEEALNAVYRQGRNGDAIGPLEIRVVRGGTFEEVMDYAISRGASINQYKAPRCVSFGPIIELLNSRVVSKHFSPACPTYSPHKK; this is translated from the exons ATGGCTCcgacggccacggcggcggcgtgcGAGCGCGACCTGGAGAAGCTGGAGTTCATCGAGGAGATGACCAAGAACTTCGACGCCGAGCAGGTGCGCGTGCTCGCGGAGATCCTGGCCCGGAACAACGGCGCCGAGTACCTCCGCCGGCACGGCATGGAGGGGCGCACGGACCGCCCGTCGTTCAAGGCGCGCGTGCCCGTGGTCACGTACGAGGACCTCCACCCGGAGATCGACCGCATCGCCAAGGGCGACCGCTCCAACATCATCTCCTCCCACCCCATCACCGAGTTCCTCACTAG CTCGGGGACGTCGGCGGGGGAGAGGAAGCTAATGCCGACGATCGAGGACGAGCTCAACAGGCGGCAGATGCTCTACAGCCTTCTCATGCCCGTCATGAACCT GTACGTGCCTGGGCTGGACAAGGGGAAGGGCCTCTACTTCCTGTTCATCAAGTCGGAGACGAAGACGCCCGGCGGGCTCCCGGCGCGCCCCGTGCTGACCAGCTACTACAAGAGCGACCACTTCAAGCACCGCCCGTACGACCCCTACAACGTGTACACCAGCCCCACCGCCGCCATCCTCTGCACCGACTCCTTCCAGTCCATGTACTCGCAGATGCTGTGCGGCCTGGTGGCGCGCACCGAGGTGCTCCGCGTCGGCGCCGTCTTCGCGTCCGGCCTGCTCCGCGCCATCCGCTTCCTGCAGCTCCACTGGAAGGAGCTGGCGCACGACATCCGCACGGGCACCCTGAGCGCCAGGGTCGTGGAGCCGTCCATCCGGGAGGCCGTGGGCGAGGTGCTGACGAAGCCGGACGCCGAGCTGGCGGACTTCGTGGAGGCCGAGTGCGGCAAGGACAACTGGGAGGGCATCATCACCCGGGTGTGGCCCAACACCAAGTACCTGGACGTGATCGTGACGGGCGCCATGGCGCAGTACATCCCGACGCTCAAGTACTACAGCGGCGGCCTGCCCATGGCGTGCACCATGTACGCGTCGTCCGAGTGCTACTTCGGCCTGAACCTCCGCCCCATGTGCGACCCGTCGGAGGTGTCCTACACCATCATGCCCAACATGGGCTACTTCGAGCTGCTGCCACACGACCCGGCGGACGCGAAGCG GAAGCCGGTGTCGGCCAGGGACGACCCGCCGCCGCGGCTGGTGGACCTGGCGGACGCCGAGGTGGGCAAGGAGTACGAGCTGGTGATCACCACCTACGCAGGGCTCTGCCGCTACCGCGTCGGCGACATCCTGCACGTGACGGGCTTCCACAACGCGGCGCCGCAGTTCCGGTTCGTGCGCCGCAAGAACGTGCTCCTCAGCATCGACTCCGACAAGACGGACGAGGCGGAGCTGCAGGCGGCCGTGGAGCGCGCGTCGCGGCTGCTGGCGCCCTACGACGCGGGCATCGTGGAGTACACATCCCAGGCGGACGCCACCACCATCCCGGGCCACTACGTGGTGTACTGGGAGCTGATGGTGCGGGAGGGCGGGGCGTCGCCAGAGCCGGCCGTCTTCGAGCGCTGCTGCCTGGAGATGGAGGAGGCGCTGAACGCGGTGTACAGGCAGGGCCGGAACGGGGACGCCATCGGCCCGCTGGAGATCCGGGTGGTGCGCGGCGGCACGTTCGAGGAGGTGATGGACTACGCCATCTCGCGCGGCGCGTCCATCAACCAGTACAAGGCGCCGAGGTGCGTGTCGTTCGGGCCCATCATCGAGCTGCTCAACTCCAGGGTGGTGTCCAAGCACTTCAGCCCGGCGTGCCCCACGTACAGCCCGCACAAGAAGTGA